Proteins from a single region of Oryza brachyantha chromosome 6, ObraRS2, whole genome shotgun sequence:
- the LOC102705440 gene encoding nucleotide-sugar uncharacterized transporter 2-like isoform X2, with translation MGWFLVLPGRALEDLRGSLYNEFHTSEGAKRQQQRFCGPSVALTFNFVVAVGIIMANKMVMGTVGFNFPVALSLIHYIAAWVLMAVLKALYLLPVAPPSKSTPFSSLFALGAVMSFSTGLANISLKHNSIGFYQMAKIAVTPTIVAAEFILFKKKVSLRKVITLAVVSFGVAVATVTDLEFNLFGACVAVAWIIPSAVNKILWSNLQQTGNWTALALMWKTTPITVFFFLVLMPLLDPPGLLSFNWNFKNSSAIMISALFGFLLQWSGALALGATSALAHVVLGQFKTIVIMLSSYLVFNSDPGFTSLCGAIIALGGMSVYAYLGLKESAGGGKRAPSTSRQNSHLLKSKVIVDGEKPETRPVDSV, from the exons ATGGGGTGGTTCCTGGTGCTACCGG GTCGGGCACTGGAGGATCTGAGGGGTTCGCTCTACAATGAATTTCATACTTCGGAAGGAGCCAAGCGTCAGCAGCAGAGGTTTTGCGGACCAAGTGTTGCACTGACATTCAACTTTGTGGTTGCTGTAGGGATCATCATGGCAAACAAAATG GTCATGGGTACTGTTGGGTTTAACTTCCCGGTTGCACTATCCTTGATTCATTACATAGCTGCTTGGGTCCTGATGGCAGTCCTCAAGGCATTATACTTGCTTCCCGTAGCTCCTCCTTCAAAGTCCACTCCATTTTCCTCGTTATTTGCTTTGGGTGCTGTCATGTCCTTTTCCACTGGTCTTGCTAACATCAGTTTGAAGCATAATAG TATAGGATTTTATCAAATGGCTAAGATAGCTGTAACTCCAACAATTGTAGCAGCAGAATTTAttcttttcaagaaaaaagttTCCCTTCGAAAG GTTATCACACTGGCTGTTGTATCATTTGGTGTGGCTGTAGCAACCGTTACTGATCTAGAGTTCAACCTTTTTGGTGCTTGTGTAGCAGTAGCTTGGATTATTCCTAGTGCTGTAAACAAGATTTTGTGGTCAAATTTACAACAGACTGGAAACTGGACTGCTCTTGC GTTGATGTGGAAGACAACCCCAATAactgtatttttctttcttgttttgaTGCCATTATTGGATCCTCCGGGCTTGTTGTCTTTCAACTGGAATTTCAAGAACAGCAGTGCAATCATGATATCTgctttgtttggttttcttcTTCAGTGGTCTGGTGCTTTGGCACTTGG TGCAACCTCGGCTCTTGCTCATGTTGTGCTAGGCCAATTCAAGACTATTGTCATAATGCTCTCCAGTTATCTGGTATTTAACTCTGATCCTGGATTCACCAGTCTTTGCGGAGCAATAATTGCCCTTGGAGGCATGTCAGTCTACGCTTACCTAGGGCTGAAAGAGTCGGCCGGTGGTGGCAAGAGAGCTCCTTCAACATCCAGGCAAAATTCTCATTTGCTCAAGTCCAAGGTTATTGTAGATGGAGAAAAGCCAGAAACAAGGCCTGTTGATtctgtttaa
- the LOC102717535 gene encoding transmembrane protein 245: MALVAKGGGDPKDGALNLPWSEMFRSASLRLPKQEEEEPLPPKKPQAGKEKAASAAAAAGDIGGLSLEPDARLALYIAMAHAGLATALLVLYGLYRLLADFLRPLQWALLCSIPLRETQRALVAFWEPPLRGGLSAAVLALPLAAVRSCGATLADARAALLRRPLPPSPSFPRLLRWLASSFLFLILLDRLGAATALVLLALSLAFFAASPKPSSFLSRAASSRIAGRTPSSRGRLLTGGILRHLKTLVAIGLMLGMIVGFLSGSVFFSYKIGLEGKDAVMSLKSHVENGNYSEKIGLKKWLDDNDIPGLVDQYSAKLYDTVWDQIDQLAVQYNLTDFTSGFRHFLISQSVDPSGAKGKELITSGPHPYSMKLQVIAVHAKNREWMEIYRELDSFFRELLITREDLVVKAKELALQGTEIAKRLLSSGTSVLGGSANLMLSIALHIVSGAAEVLNFVSQLMVFLWVLYYLITVEGGGATEQVIDLLPLSKQVKDRCVEVIDHAISSVLLATAKIAIFQGCLTWLLFKFFKVHFVYTSTVLAIISALLPILPPWLSSIFAAGQLLMEGRYVLAIVVTVIHLIIMDYGTTVIQEDIPGYNGYLTGLSIIGGMALFPNALEGAILGPLIMTVVMALKNLYTEFVLADSEETSS, from the exons aTGGCGCTCGTGGCCAAGGGGGGAGGCGACCCCAAGGACGGGGCGCTGAACCTGCCCTGGTCGGAGATGTTCCGCTCCGCGTCGCTGCGGCTGCCcaagcaggaggaggaggagccgctTCCGCCGAAGAAGCCGCAGGCGGggaaggagaaggcggcgtctgcggcggcggcggcgggtgacATCGGGGGGCTGTCGCTGGAGCCCGACGCGCGGCTGGCGCTGTACATCGCGATGGCGCACGCGGGGCTCGCCACGGCGCTGCTCGTGCTGTACGGGCTGTACCGGCTGCTCGCCGACTTCCTCCGCCCGCTGCAGTGGGCGCTGCTTTGCTCCATCCCGCTCCGGGAGACGCAGCGCGCGCTCGTCGCCTTCTGGGAGCCGCCCCTCCGCGGCGGCCtcagcgccgccgtgctcgcgcTCCCGCTCGCCGCGGTGCGGTCCTGCGGCGCCACGCTCGccgacgcccgcgccgcgctgctgcgGCGCCCactcccgccgtcgccgtccttcCCGCGGCTCCTCCGCTGGctcgcctcctccttcctcttcctcatcCTGCTCGAccgcctcggcgccgccaccgcgctggTCCTCCTCGCTCTCTCCCTCGCCTTCTTCGCGGCCTCCCCCAagccctcctccttcctctcccgcgccgcctcctcccgaaTTGCCGGCCGAACACCCTCCTCCCGTGGCCGCCTCCTTACCGGCGGCATCCTCCGCCACCTCAAGACCCTCGTCGCCATTGGGCTCATGCTCGGAATGATAGTCGGGTTCCTATCCGGCAGCGTCTTCTTCTCCTACAAGATCGGGCTCGAAGGCAAGGACGCGGTGATGTCCCTCAAATCGCACGTCGAGAATGGCAACTACTCTGAGAAGATTGGCCTCAAGAAGTGGCTGGACGACAATGACATCCCTGGCTTGGTTGATCAGTATTCCGCGAAGCTCTATGACACCGTCTGGGATCAGATAGACCAATTGGCAGTGCAGTACAACCTTACCGATTTCACTAGTGGATTCAGGCATTTCTTGATCAGCCAGTCAGTTGACCCGTCTGGTGCAAAGGGCAAGGAGCTCATCACTTCTGGACCACACCCGTACTCGATGAAGCTACAGGTGATCGCGGTGCATGCAAAGAACAGGGAGTGGATGGAGATTTACAGGGAGCTGGACTCGTTCTTTAGGGAGCTGTTAATCACAAGGGAGGATTTGGTGGTGAAGGCTAAGGAGCTAGCTTTGCAGGGAACCGAGATTGCAAAAAGGCTGCTGTCTAGTGGCACCTCGGTGCTTGGTGGTAGTGCCAATCTGATGTTATCCATTGCTCTCCACATTGTCTCCGGTGCAGCTGAGGTGCTCAATTTCGTGTCACAATTGATGGTCTTCTTGTGGGTGCTGTACTACCTCATCACTGTAGAGGGAGGTGGGGCTACAGAGCAGGTCATTGATCTTTTGCCATTGTCAAAACAAGTAAAGGACCGTTGCGTCGAGGTCATTGACCATGCCATTAGTAGTGTCTTATTAGCCACTGCCAAGATTGCCATTTTCCAGGGATGCCTGACATGGCTGTTGTTCAAGTTCTTCAAGGTGCATTTTGTGTATACATCAACTGTGCTCGCAATCATCAGTGCACTTTTGCCAATACTCCCACCATGGTTGTCCTCAATATTTGCTGCAGGGCAGCTGCTCATGGAAGGAAGATATGTGCTTGCTATTGTCGTGACAGTGATTCACCTCATAATCATGGATTATGGAACCACAGTCATTCAGGAGGATATACCTGGGTACAATGGATATCTCACCGGCCTCAGTATAATTGGTGGCATGGCATTATTCCCCAATGCTCTGGAG GGTGCAATATTAGGTCCCCTTATAATGACAGTTGTGATGGCATTGAAGAACTTGTACACAGAGTTTGTGCTTGCTGATTCAGAGGAGACCAGCAGCTAG
- the LOC102705440 gene encoding nucleotide-sugar uncharacterized transporter 2-like isoform X1, which produces MGVWDSILRGGGGGGRRFIKRKDSDAGEAGRALEDLRGSLYNEFHTSEGAKRQQQRFCGPSVALTFNFVVAVGIIMANKMVMGTVGFNFPVALSLIHYIAAWVLMAVLKALYLLPVAPPSKSTPFSSLFALGAVMSFSTGLANISLKHNSIGFYQMAKIAVTPTIVAAEFILFKKKVSLRKVITLAVVSFGVAVATVTDLEFNLFGACVAVAWIIPSAVNKILWSNLQQTGNWTALALMWKTTPITVFFFLVLMPLLDPPGLLSFNWNFKNSSAIMISALFGFLLQWSGALALGATSALAHVVLGQFKTIVIMLSSYLVFNSDPGFTSLCGAIIALGGMSVYAYLGLKESAGGGKRAPSTSRQNSHLLKSKVIVDGEKPETRPVDSV; this is translated from the exons atgggCGTGTGGGACTCCAtcctgcgcggcggcggcggaggaggccggcgctTCATCAAGCGCAAGGACAGCGACGCCGGAGAGGCTG GTCGGGCACTGGAGGATCTGAGGGGTTCGCTCTACAATGAATTTCATACTTCGGAAGGAGCCAAGCGTCAGCAGCAGAGGTTTTGCGGACCAAGTGTTGCACTGACATTCAACTTTGTGGTTGCTGTAGGGATCATCATGGCAAACAAAATG GTCATGGGTACTGTTGGGTTTAACTTCCCGGTTGCACTATCCTTGATTCATTACATAGCTGCTTGGGTCCTGATGGCAGTCCTCAAGGCATTATACTTGCTTCCCGTAGCTCCTCCTTCAAAGTCCACTCCATTTTCCTCGTTATTTGCTTTGGGTGCTGTCATGTCCTTTTCCACTGGTCTTGCTAACATCAGTTTGAAGCATAATAG TATAGGATTTTATCAAATGGCTAAGATAGCTGTAACTCCAACAATTGTAGCAGCAGAATTTAttcttttcaagaaaaaagttTCCCTTCGAAAG GTTATCACACTGGCTGTTGTATCATTTGGTGTGGCTGTAGCAACCGTTACTGATCTAGAGTTCAACCTTTTTGGTGCTTGTGTAGCAGTAGCTTGGATTATTCCTAGTGCTGTAAACAAGATTTTGTGGTCAAATTTACAACAGACTGGAAACTGGACTGCTCTTGC GTTGATGTGGAAGACAACCCCAATAactgtatttttctttcttgttttgaTGCCATTATTGGATCCTCCGGGCTTGTTGTCTTTCAACTGGAATTTCAAGAACAGCAGTGCAATCATGATATCTgctttgtttggttttcttcTTCAGTGGTCTGGTGCTTTGGCACTTGG TGCAACCTCGGCTCTTGCTCATGTTGTGCTAGGCCAATTCAAGACTATTGTCATAATGCTCTCCAGTTATCTGGTATTTAACTCTGATCCTGGATTCACCAGTCTTTGCGGAGCAATAATTGCCCTTGGAGGCATGTCAGTCTACGCTTACCTAGGGCTGAAAGAGTCGGCCGGTGGTGGCAAGAGAGCTCCTTCAACATCCAGGCAAAATTCTCATTTGCTCAAGTCCAAGGTTATTGTAGATGGAGAAAAGCCAGAAACAAGGCCTGTTGATtctgtttaa
- the LOC102705166 gene encoding C2 and GRAM domain-containing protein At1g03370 gives MRLLVHVIEARNLPAVDGSGLSDPYAKLQLGRQRAKTKVTKRTLSPAWDEEFAFRVVDLKDELVVVVVDEDRYFSDDFLGQVKVPLSAVLDAENRSLGTQWYQLLPRSKKSKIKDYGEICLTISLSQNYPEETTTLAHSVSDDLASHSDKSTELQKGSSLPNIPIEIPASLSGSDEIEINKGDRSNGVPSFVNRLYQIFTAKPKDAEASAPPLTKNDDNSDILEETPSTSSEHPDDQDYETGVTMSFDEQLKAFGSFHEGNEIPENLSGGVLIDQVYAVAPSDLNGLLFSPSSDFLQSLAEMQGTTGLEIQQWRLENDGEVLQRVVSYTKAPTALVKAVKATEDVSYLKADEDIYATLADVSTPEVPFGNSFRVEVLTCITPGPELPDDEKSSRLVISWRVNFIQSTMMKSMIENGAKQGLKDCYNQFSELLARNIRPVDSKDTAAADKVLSSIQPEQESDWKLAFRIFGNFTVVSSMLAFIYVFSHIILASPSIIQGLEFPGLDLPDSIGEVVVCGVLVLQGQRVLNMIARFIHAKRQRGSDHGVKAQGDGWLLTVALIDGTNLAATKPSGYSDPYVVFTCNGKTKTSSIKFHTLEPRWNEIFEFDAMEDPPSVMKINVYDFDGPFDEVVSLGHAEVNFLKSNFSELADIWIPLKGKLAQPCQSKLHLRIFLNNSRGTEVMKVYLDKMEKEVGKKIAVRSPHTNSAFQKIFSLPPEEFLINDFTCHLKRKMLTQGRLFLSPRIIGFYTNLFGHKTKFFFLWEDIEDIQVLPATLSSMGSPSLLIVLHKGRGMDARHGAKQLDNEGRLKFHFQSFVSFNVAHKTIMALWKARSLSPEQKVQLVEEDSEMEDLQNDESGSFLGIEDAKMSEVFSSTKPFDVLTLMDIFEGGSLERQVMEKIGCMEYSVSAWEPVRADVYQRQVHYKFDKRLARHEGEVMSTQQKSPLPDKNGWLVEEVMTLEGIPVGEYFNLHIRYQVEQVASKPRTCNVQASIGISWLKSCKNKKKIAQEVSSNASSRLKKIFNLLEKECSPAK, from the exons ATGAGGTTGCTTGTGCATGTGATCGAGGCCCGCAACCTGCCGGCGGTCGACGGCAGCGGGCTCAGCGACCCGTACGCGAAGCTGCAGCTGGGGAGGCAGCGGGCCAAGACCAAGGTGACCAAGCGGACGCTGAGCCCCGCCTGGGACGAGGAGTTCGCCTTCCGGGTCGTCGACCTCAAGGacgagctcgtcgtcgtcgtcgtcgacgaggacAGGTACTTCTCCGACGACTTCCTCGGCCAGGTCAAGGTGCCTCTGTCGGCGGTGCTCGACGCCGAGAACCGCTCGCTCGGGACGCAGTGGTACCAGCTGCTGCCCAGGAGCAAGAAGTCCAAGATCAAGGATTACG GAGAAATTTGTCTtactatctctctctctcaaaattACCCTGAAGAGACAACGACACTTGCACATTCTGTTTCAGATGACCTTGCGTCACATTCTGACAAATCAACTGAATTACAAAAGGGTTCTTCTTTGCCAAatattcctatagaaatacCTGCATCATTATCAGGGAGTGATGAAATAGAAATCAACAAGGGGGACAGATCAAACGGCGTTCCATCATTTGTCAACCGTctgtatcaaatttttaccgcaaaaccaaaagatgcaGAAGCTTCAGCTCCACCTCTCACTAAGAATGATGATAATTCAGATATTCTTGAAGAAACACCATCAACTAGCTCAGAGCATCCTGATGATCAGGATTATGAAACTGGTGTAACTATGTCCTTTGATGAACAACTAAAAGCCTTTGGATCTTTCCATGAAGGGAATGAAATACCTGAAAATTTGTCAGGTGGAGTTCTTATTGATCAAGTTTATGCCGTTGCACCCAGTGACTTGAATGGACTTCTTTTCTCACCAAGTTCAGATTTTTTGCAATCATTAGCAGAGATGCAAGGAACTACTGGTCTTGAAATTCAACAATGGAGACTTGAAAATGATGGTGAGGTTTTGCAAAGGGTAGTAAGCTACACAAAAGCACCTACTGCACTAGTTAAGGCTGTGAAAGCAACAGAGGATGTGTCATATCTGAAGGCAGATGAAGATATCTACGCAACTTTGGCAGATGTTAGTACTCCAGAAGTTCCATTTGGAAATTCTTTTAGGGTGGAGGTTTTAACATGTATAACGCCAGGGCCTGAACTACCTGATGATGAAAAGTCCTCGCGTCTTGTAATCTCCTGGCGCGTGAATTTTATCCAGAGTACAATGATGAAGAGCATGATTGAAAATGGGGCTAAACAAGGCTTAAAGGACTGCTACAATCAGTTCTCTGAGCTCCTGGCTCGAAATATCAGGCCAGTTGATTCAAAAGATACAGCAGCTGCTGATAAAGTTTTGTCTTCAATACAACCAGAGCAAGAATCTGATTGGAAACTAGCATTCCGTATATTTGGAAACTTTACTGTTGTATCCTCAATGcttgcatttatttatgttttttcacaCATCATCCTTGCAAGCCCCAGTATAATACAAGGTCTTGAGTTCCCTGGATTGGACTTGCCAGATTCTATTGGTGAAGTTGTAGTGTGTGGAGTTCTTGTTCTGCAAGGACAGCGTGTCCTAAATATGATTGCACGATTCATACATGCTAAGAGGCAGAGAG GTAGTGATCATGGAGTCAAAGCACAAGGAGATGGTTGGTTGCTGACTGTTGCCCTAATTGATGGTACCAACTTAGCAGCAACCAAACCATCTGGTTACTCTGATCCATATGTTGTATTTACCTGCAATGGCAAGACAAAGACAAGTTCAATTAAATTTCACACTCTGGAGCCTCGATGGAATG AGATATTTGAATTTGACGCCATGGAAGATCCACCATcagttatgaaaataaatgtgTACGATTTTGATGGACCCTTTGATGAAGTTGTGTCTCTTGGTCATGCTGAAGTAAATTTCTTGAAATCTAATTTTTCTGAGCTTGCCGACATTTGGATTCCTCTCAAGGGTAAGCTGGCTCAACCATGTCAGTCAAAATTGCATTTGAGAATTTTCTTGAATAATTCAAGGGGTACTGAAGTCATGAAGGTCTACTTAGACAAAATGGAGAAAGAGGTTGGCAAAAAG ATTGCTGTAAGGTCTCCACATACAAACTCAGCATTCCAGAAGATCTTTTCTTTGCCACCAGAAGAATTTCTAATCAATGATTTTACTTGTCATTTAAAGCGCAAAATGCTTACACAG GGCCGCCTGTTTTTATCTCCAAGAATTATTGGGTTTTACACTAATCTTTTTGGccacaaaacaaaattcttCTTTCTTTGGGAAGATATTGAGGACATCCAAGTGCTGCCTGCAACACTATCTTCAATGGGAAGTCCATCTCTGCTTATTGTTCTTCACAAGGGCAGAGGAATGGATGCAAGACATGGAGCAAAGCAACTTGATAATGAAGGACGACTCAAATTTCATTTCCAGTCTTTTGTATCGTTCAATGTGGCACATAA AACAATAATGGCACTATGGAAGGCAAGATCCTTGAGCCCTGAACAAAAAGTACAGCTGGTAGAAGAGGACTCAGAAATGGAAGATCTCCAGAATGATGAAAGTGGTTCTTTCTTAGGGATAGAGGATGCGAAAATGTCAGAAGTATTTTCATCTACAAAACCTTTTGAC GTATTGACACTCATGGACATATTTGAGGGTGGTTCTTTGGAGCGTCAAGTGATGGAGAAAATTGGCTGCATGGAGTACTCTGTTTCTGCATGGGAACCCGTCAGGGCTGATGTTTACCAGAGGCAAGTTCATTACAAATTTGACAAGAGATTGGCACGCCACGAGGGGGAAGTAATGAGCACCCAACAGAAATCCCCTTTGCCCGATAAGAATGGATGGCTTGTTGAAGAAGTGATGACACTTGAAGGTATCCCAGTTGGTGAATACTTCAAT